A genomic stretch from Candidatus Tanganyikabacteria bacterium includes:
- a CDS encoding YkgJ family cysteine cluster protein, translating to MFDLPVLQNTLRECGFKLPRTSNVGRSGDWADLYYLTDYLTFVLDRHFASQPCKAGCSNCCRENTVFRVTPTEWALIREYLEGADPEWVGALLARNAELYGAYRAQLEEVAAHWSTAEFDAPNPALDGLPGGCPALHRDMCGLYEVRPLICRSYGYMAARVRGKESLLICKEYGEPFVAGLRSQGLETVPMPNFEPFARQLTSLDGSVTIKPLPLWLFEWATMAGK from the coding sequence ATGTTCGATCTGCCGGTCCTGCAGAACACGCTGCGCGAGTGCGGCTTCAAGCTGCCCAGGACTAGCAACGTCGGCCGCTCGGGCGACTGGGCGGATCTCTACTACCTGACCGACTACCTCACGTTCGTCCTCGACCGGCATTTCGCGAGCCAGCCATGCAAGGCCGGCTGCAGCAACTGCTGCCGCGAGAACACGGTCTTCCGGGTGACGCCCACCGAGTGGGCGCTGATCCGCGAGTATCTCGAAGGGGCCGATCCGGAGTGGGTCGGAGCCCTCCTGGCCCGCAACGCGGAGCTTTACGGGGCGTACCGGGCGCAGCTGGAGGAGGTGGCGGCCCACTGGTCCACCGCCGAGTTCGACGCCCCCAATCCCGCGCTCGACGGCCTGCCGGGGGGCTGCCCGGCGCTCCACCGGGACATGTGCGGCCTGTACGAGGTGCGGCCGCTGATCTGCCGCTCGTACGGCTACATGGCGGCCAGGGTTCGCGGCAAGGAGAGCCTGCTGATCTGCAAGGAGTACGGCGAGCCGTTCGTCGCGGGCCTGCGGTCCCAGGGCCTGGAAACCGTGCCGATGCCCAATTTCGAGCCCTTCGCCCGCCAGCTCACGTCGCTGGATGGCTCGGTCACGATCAAACCGCTGCCGCTGTGGCTCTTCGAGTGGGCTACAATGGCCGGCAAATGA